A part of Paenibacillus donghaensis genomic DNA contains:
- a CDS encoding extracellular solute-binding protein, whose product MTKWPRFILAALLLLLLAACRDSGSAGDGSGKAEPEGGEAASPAYSRYAEPIELRIGFKVPDSRLNTGDSNDNNPITRYLESITGVRVIHSWEAKGEEVFFQKAQLAIDSNDLPDALVVNREQLGKLIDNRMIEDLTDIYEGYASELVKDIYDSTNGEALGDATRNGRLYALPNVAIHADSPALLWLRQDWLEKLELPPPQTYADIERIAKAFIELDPDGNGKRDTLGLSGYRNIVYGTKPHVAGLDAVFSAYHAFPTNWITDSSGNVMYGSITPETKQALGKLADWYRQGLLDPEFALYKETQEPIIAGKSGMFFGPWWMPYYPLSEAVALDTKAEWRAYAAPLDDSGKFVTHMAPVTDRYLVVRKGYEHPEAVVKLLNAFTRLERRQDPNLAEVDKMDDFAAETGIQPRAYYPFDLLIDYSDAIEKHYADIQQALHDKIDKDTLDPDTRLIYDHWIAEEEQPKKNLEGWKAVNAYKYGVAVLTSTAIERVRSVFYGTTPLMQSKWPELQKLERETFLNIIVGDAPLSAFDTFVAEWRALGGDEITAEVAALSGG is encoded by the coding sequence ATGACGAAGTGGCCAAGGTTCATCCTGGCGGCACTGCTGCTCCTGCTGCTTGCCGCCTGTCGGGACAGCGGTTCTGCGGGTGACGGCTCTGGAAAGGCAGAACCGGAAGGCGGTGAAGCTGCCAGCCCGGCATACAGCAGGTATGCCGAACCCATCGAGCTGCGCATCGGCTTCAAAGTGCCGGATTCCAGGCTTAATACGGGCGACAGCAATGATAACAACCCCATTACCCGCTATCTGGAGAGCATCACCGGGGTTAGGGTGATCCATTCCTGGGAGGCCAAGGGGGAGGAGGTTTTTTTTCAGAAGGCCCAGCTCGCCATTGACAGCAATGACCTCCCGGATGCGCTGGTGGTGAACCGGGAGCAGCTCGGCAAGCTGATTGACAACCGGATGATTGAGGATCTGACCGATATTTACGAGGGGTATGCCTCCGAGTTGGTCAAGGACATCTATGACTCTACCAACGGTGAAGCCCTTGGCGATGCAACCCGCAACGGCAGATTGTATGCATTGCCCAACGTGGCGATTCATGCGGACTCGCCTGCCCTGCTCTGGCTGCGCCAGGATTGGCTGGAGAAGCTGGAGCTGCCGCCGCCGCAGACGTATGCGGATATTGAGCGCATCGCCAAGGCTTTTATAGAGCTGGACCCTGACGGCAATGGCAAACGGGATACGCTGGGACTCAGCGGCTACCGGAATATTGTGTATGGCACCAAGCCGCATGTGGCTGGACTGGATGCAGTGTTCAGTGCATATCATGCCTTCCCTACGAACTGGATCACAGACAGCTCAGGCAACGTGATGTACGGCTCGATCACGCCGGAAACCAAGCAAGCGTTAGGCAAGCTGGCCGACTGGTACCGCCAGGGTCTGCTGGACCCGGAGTTTGCGCTCTACAAAGAGACTCAGGAGCCGATTATTGCCGGCAAGTCCGGGATGTTCTTCGGCCCGTGGTGGATGCCTTATTATCCTTTGTCCGAGGCGGTGGCGCTGGATACCAAGGCGGAGTGGAGAGCCTATGCGGCCCCGCTGGATGATTCGGGTAAATTTGTGACCCATATGGCTCCGGTGACCGACCGTTATCTCGTAGTGCGCAAGGGTTATGAACATCCGGAAGCAGTGGTCAAGCTGCTGAATGCCTTCACCCGTCTGGAGAGAAGGCAGGACCCCAATCTTGCGGAGGTGGACAAAATGGACGATTTTGCCGCCGAGACCGGAATTCAGCCGCGTGCCTATTACCCGTTCGATCTGCTAATTGACTATTCTGATGCCATTGAGAAGCATTATGCCGACATCCAGCAGGCCTTGCACGACAAAATCGACAAAGACACACTGGACCCCGACACCCGCCTGATCTACGATCATTGGATTGCGGAAGAGGAGCAGCCGAAGAAGAACCTGGAGGGCTGGAAGGCGGTCAATGCCTATAAGTACGGCGTAGCTGTATTGACTTCAACGGCGATTGAGCGGGTACGCAGCGTTTTTTATGGCACAACCCCGCTGATGCAGAGCAAGTGGCCGGAGCTGCAGAAGCTGGAGCGGGAGACGTTCCTCAACATTATTGTGGGGGATGCGCCGCTCAGCGCCTTTGACACCTTTGTTGCCGAATGGCGTGCGCTCGGCGGCGACGAGATCACCGCCGAGGTCGCCGCGTTAAGCGGCGGCTAG
- a CDS encoding carbohydrate ABC transporter permease gives MRALKPGEAMFQGIIYLLFGLFTLSCIYPFYYLFINTISANDLSAGGYIKYYPRGIHFDNYAKVLSISGLSHAALVSVYRTVAGTLLTVGASAFLGYLFTKKEMWGRKIWYRSVVVTMYFSAGLIPWYITMHNLHLTNNYLAYILPSIITPFNIILVKTFVEAIPPSLEESASMDGAGYLRVFWSIIVPLTVPILATITIFSAVNQWNSFIDTAFLMTDTRYYTLQFLLWRYLNESSSLAALIRNSPDMAASIQNMQTPTSVRMTVTMIVVLPILIVYPFFQRYFVKGIMIGAVKG, from the coding sequence ATGCGAGCATTAAAGCCTGGTGAAGCCATGTTTCAGGGTATCATCTACCTGCTCTTCGGACTGTTTACCCTGAGCTGTATCTACCCGTTCTATTATCTGTTCATCAACACGATCAGCGCCAATGATCTAAGTGCCGGAGGGTATATCAAATATTATCCGCGCGGCATCCATTTCGATAACTATGCCAAGGTGCTCAGCATCAGCGGCTTAAGCCATGCTGCTCTAGTGTCTGTATACCGGACAGTGGCGGGCACCCTGCTGACGGTTGGCGCATCCGCTTTTCTCGGCTATCTCTTCACCAAAAAAGAAATGTGGGGCCGCAAAATCTGGTACCGCAGCGTGGTGGTGACGATGTATTTCAGCGCCGGTCTGATTCCCTGGTACATTACGATGCACAATCTGCATCTGACCAATAATTATCTGGCTTATATTCTGCCTTCCATCATTACTCCGTTCAATATCATTCTCGTCAAAACCTTTGTCGAGGCCATTCCGCCCTCACTGGAGGAGTCGGCAAGCATGGATGGCGCAGGGTATCTGCGGGTGTTCTGGAGTATCATTGTGCCGCTGACCGTGCCGATTCTGGCTACGATTACGATTTTTTCGGCGGTCAACCAGTGGAATTCCTTCATTGATACCGCATTTCTGATGACGGATACCCGGTATTACACGCTGCAATTTCTGTTATGGCGTTATCTGAATGAATCCAGCTCACTGGCCGCGCTGATCCGTAATTCTCCCGATATGGCGGCAAGCATCCAGAATATGCAGACACCGACTTCGGTGCGGATGACCGTTACGATGATTGTAGTGCTGCCGATTCTGATTGTGTATCCGTTCTTTCAGCGTTATTTCGTCAAGGGCATTATGATTGGGGCGGTAAAAGGCTGA
- a CDS encoding ABC transporter substrate-binding protein translates to MKLRSTLLLLLSAMLVFVLAACGGGNNSSAPESTAQTSKPSAEASSPVAETSAPDDGTLDHSKPLKLTVFSTTANYAGPQTGWFAKIIKDKFNMELEIVASNLTGGDTKISALMASGDMGDIIIFGDDKNHYPNAIKGKLLLDWTQDGLLEQYGKDINATFPKAVEKAKVAFGGGASVYGIGNNVATNPSGPSEGKDMTWGPDLRWDLYQQAGAPEIKTIEDYLPVLKQMQELEPKNENGKKTYAFSLWSDWDGNYKMTLAKQFANMLGYDEIADTAVYVKADEEKYYDFLSEDSWYMKSLKLYYEANQMGLLDPDSLTQKFDDVVAKYKDGRVLFSWFPWLGAANYNTPEKTAEGKGFALVPFKDELMYSTGFNVYGGNGIIAIGAKAKEPARIMELINWMYTPEGAMISAGSGTAVPNGPEGLTWEMDSSGKPVVTDFGWKAYTDQQNTQVPAEYGGGDYYYGSNQMNFSFVVPAMVNPDNKEPYDHNLWTTTLQRNPSKLDSDWRAKMGVLTPKEYFEKNNLLAVAPQGFTGKEPLTMDKTLEQKNKQIGTVIQQISWKMVFAKNQAEYDKLNKELHDKVNGLGYAEVMEFSVKKAEELFEARKSVK, encoded by the coding sequence ATGAAACTAAGATCAACGCTGCTTCTGCTCTTATCCGCAATGCTGGTGTTCGTGCTTGCAGCATGCGGTGGAGGAAATAATTCATCGGCACCGGAGTCCACAGCGCAAACAAGCAAGCCTTCGGCTGAGGCCAGCAGCCCGGTTGCGGAAACGTCGGCACCGGATGACGGTACACTGGACCACTCCAAGCCGCTGAAGCTGACGGTCTTCTCCACAACAGCCAATTATGCCGGACCGCAGACAGGCTGGTTCGCCAAGATTATCAAGGATAAATTCAATATGGAGCTGGAGATTGTAGCGTCCAACCTGACGGGCGGCGATACGAAGATCTCGGCGCTGATGGCTTCAGGGGATATGGGAGACATCATCATCTTCGGTGACGACAAGAACCATTATCCGAATGCCATTAAAGGCAAGCTGCTGCTGGACTGGACCCAGGATGGATTGCTTGAGCAATATGGCAAGGATATTAACGCAACCTTCCCGAAGGCAGTGGAGAAGGCAAAGGTGGCTTTTGGCGGCGGAGCGTCGGTCTACGGGATCGGAAACAATGTCGCTACCAATCCAAGCGGCCCCTCCGAAGGTAAGGATATGACCTGGGGCCCGGATCTGCGCTGGGATCTCTACCAGCAGGCAGGTGCACCTGAAATTAAGACGATTGAGGATTACCTGCCAGTGCTGAAGCAGATGCAGGAGCTGGAGCCGAAGAATGAGAACGGCAAAAAAACCTATGCCTTCTCGCTCTGGTCCGACTGGGATGGCAACTACAAAATGACACTGGCGAAGCAGTTCGCCAACATGCTTGGCTATGACGAAATTGCCGATACTGCCGTCTATGTGAAGGCAGATGAGGAGAAGTATTATGATTTCCTGTCGGAGGACAGCTGGTACATGAAGTCCCTGAAACTGTATTATGAAGCGAACCAGATGGGACTGCTGGACCCTGATTCCCTGACGCAGAAGTTCGATGATGTGGTTGCCAAATACAAGGACGGAAGAGTCCTGTTCTCCTGGTTCCCATGGCTGGGCGCAGCCAACTATAATACACCGGAAAAAACCGCAGAAGGCAAGGGATTCGCTCTGGTTCCGTTCAAGGATGAGCTGATGTATTCCACCGGCTTCAACGTCTATGGCGGAAACGGCATTATCGCCATTGGGGCGAAGGCCAAGGAACCGGCGCGGATTATGGAGCTGATCAACTGGATGTATACCCCGGAGGGCGCGATGATCTCGGCGGGCAGCGGAACCGCGGTTCCGAACGGACCGGAGGGTCTGACCTGGGAGATGGACAGCAGCGGCAAGCCTGTGGTAACCGATTTCGGCTGGAAGGCTTACACCGATCAGCAGAATACCCAGGTTCCAGCGGAATATGGCGGCGGGGACTACTACTATGGCTCCAACCAGATGAACTTCTCCTTCGTTGTGCCGGCGATGGTGAATCCCGACAACAAAGAGCCGTATGACCACAACTTGTGGACGACGACCCTGCAGCGCAATCCCTCTAAGCTCGATAGTGACTGGAGAGCGAAGATGGGCGTGCTGACACCGAAGGAATATTTTGAGAAGAACAATCTGCTGGCTGTTGCCCCTCAGGGCTTCACAGGCAAAGAGCCGCTGACAATGGATAAGACGCTGGAGCAGAAGAACAAACAAATCGGTACGGTGATCCAGCAAATCTCGTGGAAAATGGTATTCGCCAAGAATCAGGCCGAATATGACAAGCTGAACAAAGAGCTGCATGACAAGGTGAATGGTCTTGGTTATGCCGAGGTGATGGAATTCTCCGTTAAGAAGGCCGAAGAGCTGTTCGAGGCCCGCAAAAGCGTGAAGTAA
- a CDS encoding ABC transporter permease: protein MGVPSGELLRGAEPVRSSRKKLQNKYKLFLMALPFLVVTFVFYYLPISGWLYAFYDFIPGIPLADTPYVGLKWFRTMVSNPTQTAEVLRVLKNTLAMSSLGLITSVFPVIFAILLSEIRSGWYRKLVQTLTTIPNFISWILVYALAFSLFSVDNGVITSILVQLGFVEEGHNFLASSSNVWITMIAWYWWKSLGWGAILYLAAIAGIDQELYEAAEVDGASRFRKIWHITVPGLIPTFFVLLLLSIGNLVNNGMEQYFAFQNAMNKDSIEVLDLYVYNIAFANNFPFATAVSMLKSVVSVLLLFAANTLSKVVRDESII from the coding sequence ATGGGGGTACCTTCTGGCGAACTGCTTCGCGGCGCCGAACCGGTTCGATCCTCCCGCAAGAAGCTGCAGAACAAATACAAGCTGTTCCTGATGGCTTTGCCGTTTCTTGTGGTGACCTTTGTGTTCTATTATCTGCCGATCAGCGGCTGGCTGTATGCCTTCTATGATTTCATTCCCGGCATTCCGCTGGCGGATACACCTTATGTCGGGCTGAAATGGTTCCGGACGATGGTGTCCAATCCCACGCAGACCGCCGAGGTGCTGCGTGTGCTGAAGAATACACTCGCCATGAGCTCGCTGGGGCTGATAACCTCCGTATTTCCGGTTATCTTCGCCATCCTGTTGTCCGAGATCCGCTCCGGCTGGTACCGCAAGCTGGTGCAGACCTTGACCACGATCCCGAACTTCATCAGCTGGATTCTGGTCTACGCGCTCGCCTTCTCCTTGTTCTCTGTGGATAACGGAGTGATTACCAGCATTCTGGTGCAGCTGGGATTTGTGGAAGAAGGTCATAATTTCCTCGCGTCCAGCTCCAATGTCTGGATTACGATGATAGCCTGGTACTGGTGGAAATCACTGGGCTGGGGGGCAATTCTGTATCTGGCGGCGATTGCCGGCATTGACCAGGAGCTGTACGAAGCAGCGGAAGTAGACGGCGCCAGCCGGTTCCGCAAAATCTGGCACATCACCGTGCCCGGTCTTATCCCCACCTTTTTTGTTCTGCTGCTGCTCTCGATCGGCAATCTGGTCAACAACGGAATGGAGCAGTATTTTGCCTTCCAGAATGCGATGAACAAGGACTCGATTGAAGTGCTGGACCTGTATGTGTACAATATCGCGTTCGCCAACAATTTCCCGTTTGCTACAGCTGTCAGTATGCTGAAATCGGTCGTAAGTGTGCTGTTGCTGTTCGCGGCCAATACATTGTCCAAGGTTGTGCGTGACGAATCCATCATATAA
- a CDS encoding response regulator transcription factor has product MIKAVVVDDERLVRKGFISLIDWPSFGVVIVGEAGDGKAALELLRQQEVDLLFVDLTMPGMSGFELIRQVRQRFQGTRCVVLTCHHEFDYVQEALRLGAVDYIVKTLLEMENADETIRRLVDRIQWEDHTRASLHREESKVMAADKALLYLPVDGGGTEEELLRLTMVRNNPLISFQDMWMSPLLQRFSEEEGERELRTRLSGNWLTALVSGLRNQRLQELEQLFTAKLRQLIFYQAGKTGLTQLSYEELVQAPAAEPAQEASALEELLEEAQNLKWTMDEREWERLTRAIVQLKPRWERFPVFGYGLLKSWSGLLLNAEEQARLEEAISGNQSWCQWHSWLRQFSDHVGRRMIELGLSKEVMLCLIRARRYMRQHAGDKINQRDVAAKINMSRGYFSQCFARFAGETFGESLRSMRLELAKQLLLETALPVCEVASRSGFEDDRYFSRLFRERVGRLPSEFRMEGRRP; this is encoded by the coding sequence ATGATTAAAGCCGTAGTGGTCGATGATGAACGTCTTGTGCGCAAAGGCTTCATCTCCCTGATCGATTGGCCCTCCTTCGGGGTGGTCATCGTCGGCGAAGCCGGAGACGGCAAGGCTGCGCTGGAGCTGCTCCGGCAGCAGGAGGTGGATCTGCTGTTTGTCGATCTGACGATGCCCGGGATGTCGGGCTTCGAGCTGATCCGCCAGGTAAGGCAACGGTTCCAGGGTACACGTTGTGTTGTGCTGACCTGTCACCATGAATTTGATTATGTGCAGGAAGCGCTGCGGCTGGGAGCTGTCGATTATATCGTCAAGACGCTGCTGGAGATGGAGAATGCGGACGAGACGATCCGGCGGCTGGTGGACCGCATTCAGTGGGAGGATCATACCCGCGCTTCGCTTCACCGCGAAGAGAGTAAAGTGATGGCGGCTGACAAAGCCTTGCTCTATCTTCCAGTGGACGGCGGCGGCACGGAGGAGGAGCTGCTCCGGCTGACCATGGTCAGGAATAATCCGCTGATCTCCTTCCAGGACATGTGGATGTCGCCGCTGCTCCAGCGCTTCTCCGAAGAGGAGGGTGAACGGGAGCTGCGAACCCGGCTGTCTGGCAACTGGCTGACCGCACTGGTCAGCGGACTGCGGAATCAGCGCTTGCAGGAATTGGAGCAGCTGTTCACGGCGAAGCTGCGGCAGCTGATCTTCTACCAGGCAGGCAAAACTGGACTGACGCAGCTCAGCTATGAAGAGCTTGTACAAGCTCCTGCCGCTGAGCCGGCGCAGGAGGCTTCGGCGCTGGAAGAGCTGCTGGAAGAAGCGCAGAATCTGAAGTGGACGATGGATGAGAGGGAATGGGAACGCTTGACCCGCGCCATTGTCCAGCTGAAGCCGCGCTGGGAGCGGTTTCCGGTGTTTGGGTATGGGCTGCTCAAGAGCTGGAGCGGCTTGCTGCTGAACGCCGAGGAGCAGGCCAGGCTGGAGGAGGCTATCAGCGGAAATCAGAGCTGGTGCCAGTGGCACAGCTGGCTGCGGCAGTTCTCCGATCATGTGGGACGGAGGATGATCGAGCTGGGATTGAGCAAAGAGGTGATGCTCTGCCTGATCCGTGCCAGACGTTACATGAGACAACATGCCGGTGACAAAATCAATCAGCGCGATGTTGCGGCGAAGATCAATATGAGCCGGGGATATTTCAGCCAATGCTTCGCTCGTTTCGCGGGTGAGACTTTTGGCGAGAGCCTACGCAGCATGCGCCTCGAGCTGGCGAAGCAGCTGCTGTTGGAGACTGCGCTGCCAGTCTGCGAGGTCGCGTCCAGGTCGGGCTTCGAGGATGACCGTTATTTCAGCCGATTGTTCCGCGAGCGCGTCGGACGACTGCCGAGTGAATTCCGCATGGAAGGAAGACGCCCATGA
- a CDS encoding sensor histidine kinase — translation MIKIPFVHSASATTSLRRTLVIYLLIGTLLPLLLVGVLSYTSIYSILTGKIGNGILASLRQEGSSLENTIENMDFASKQFALDGQIVEEMSAFLQAKQIYRKSQIMNSINEKINLVNFTNPYIGLTAYIMPGSEDPVLFTNMSTRRDFDIGRLPAFMRYNGADYYGPHSTMYAVGDNLVFSERRIVRVDGTHRLYIYLETNYSQLSRIFNQEAYGMQVNHLLVNQQGDQTYEIDGRLPAGITRAAGERSGIVHEQLDGYHLFRYESPQGWKLVAVVKKSVFNSEINSWLYTMLLLSLLTLLLAGVLAYLIWRRVYGPLRKLNLEIIRMAENVTTPVSFTRVEEFDFVLSNFQQMKEQVNELIVAVARNEKQKSQFEIEKLLSQINPHFLHNTLNTVQWLARLNGQKEIDKLVTLLVKVLHYNLGKQSIIVTISEEIEAIRNYMELQRIRYDYEFEFLVQAEEEVLAAAVPRFLLQPLVENSIYHGLSDQGKVEVLITADGGNRVLLVVRDNGAGMDPASLAELLSDDNAKQRGLGIGFAYVTRMLRTYYGEQMTLQIHSLPGEGTTVSIIIPFKSKEEFDD, via the coding sequence ATGATCAAAATACCGTTCGTCCATTCGGCTTCGGCAACCACTTCCTTGCGCAGAACCCTGGTAATCTATCTGCTGATTGGAACGCTGCTGCCGCTGCTGCTGGTGGGGGTGTTGTCGTATACCTCGATTTATTCCATTCTGACCGGCAAAATCGGTAACGGCATCCTGGCTAGCCTGCGACAGGAAGGCTCCAGTCTGGAGAACACGATTGAGAATATGGATTTCGCTTCCAAGCAGTTTGCGCTCGATGGGCAGATTGTGGAGGAGATGTCTGCGTTTCTGCAGGCCAAGCAGATCTACCGCAAATCGCAGATTATGAATTCAATTAATGAGAAGATTAATCTGGTCAATTTCACCAACCCTTACATTGGCCTCACCGCCTATATTATGCCGGGCAGCGAGGACCCGGTGCTGTTTACCAATATGAGTACACGCAGGGATTTCGACATCGGGCGGCTGCCTGCCTTTATGCGTTATAACGGTGCCGATTATTATGGTCCGCATAGCACGATGTATGCCGTGGGCGACAATCTGGTGTTCTCGGAACGGCGGATTGTCCGGGTGGACGGAACTCACCGGCTGTATATTTATCTGGAGACGAATTATAGCCAGCTGAGCCGGATTTTTAATCAAGAGGCCTATGGGATGCAGGTGAACCATCTGCTGGTGAACCAGCAGGGGGATCAGACCTACGAGATTGACGGCAGACTGCCTGCGGGAATCACCCGTGCGGCGGGGGAGCGTTCCGGTATTGTCCATGAGCAGCTTGATGGCTATCACCTGTTCCGTTATGAGAGTCCGCAGGGCTGGAAGCTTGTCGCTGTAGTCAAGAAATCGGTCTTTAACAGTGAGATCAACTCCTGGTTATACACGATGCTGCTGCTGTCTTTATTAACCCTGCTGCTTGCGGGAGTGCTGGCGTATCTGATCTGGCGCAGAGTTTATGGGCCGCTGCGCAAGCTGAATCTTGAGATTATCCGTATGGCTGAGAATGTAACGACCCCCGTGTCCTTCACCCGGGTCGAGGAGTTTGATTTCGTACTCAGCAATTTCCAGCAGATGAAGGAACAGGTCAATGAGCTGATTGTGGCGGTAGCCCGCAATGAGAAGCAGAAGAGCCAATTCGAGATCGAGAAGCTGCTCAGCCAGATCAACCCGCATTTCCTGCACAATACGCTGAATACTGTGCAGTGGCTGGCCCGCCTGAACGGCCAGAAGGAGATCGACAAGCTGGTGACGCTGTTGGTGAAGGTGCTTCATTACAATTTGGGCAAGCAGAGTATTATCGTCACGATCAGCGAGGAGATTGAAGCCATCCGCAACTATATGGAGCTGCAGCGCATCCGCTATGACTATGAATTTGAATTCCTTGTGCAGGCGGAGGAGGAGGTGCTGGCTGCGGCTGTTCCACGCTTTCTGCTGCAGCCGCTGGTGGAGAATTCCATCTATCATGGGCTCAGCGATCAGGGGAAGGTGGAGGTCTTGATTACCGCTGACGGAGGGAATCGTGTTCTGCTGGTGGTGCGTGACAACGGTGCCGGAATGGACCCGGCCAGCCTTGCGGAGCTGCTCTCGGATGATAATGCGAAGCAGCGGGGGCTTGGCATCGGCTTCGCTTATGTAACCCGGATGCTGCGGACCTACTACGGGGAGCAGATGACGCTGCAGATCCACAGCTTGCCGGGAGAAGGGACCACCGTTTCCATTATCATTCCGTTCAAAAGCAAGGAGGAATTCGATGATTAA